Proteins from one Natrinema salinisoli genomic window:
- a CDS encoding FRG domain-containing protein: MTGADSGSVQRAETWTELHELVTRDMWMADIGRHRSPSVFRGVEDEAFSLETSIDRFVGDSGEWHLEPLLLRNFAQYARSEIDEPRSVWHLLAIAQHYGLPTRLLDWSFSPLVAAYFATRSGDTDHDGAIWAVDYRKLHADLPDPYRDVLEGTETYMLDTHLLSNATLEYGLGEDADGDELSPARDLNEVSRVTELWQERWAPEDDPEAQYVMFFRPPAIDDRIVNQSAVFSFQSDPRIVLDRWLADRPDCYRKIVIPGERKLEFRDKLDQLNVNHRTLFPGLEGLATWLKQYYQPQSTE; encoded by the coding sequence ATGACCGGTGCCGATTCCGGCTCGGTCCAGCGGGCCGAAACGTGGACCGAACTTCACGAACTGGTCACCCGGGACATGTGGATGGCCGACATCGGTCGCCACCGCTCGCCCTCCGTGTTCCGCGGCGTCGAAGACGAGGCCTTCAGCCTCGAAACGTCGATCGATCGCTTCGTCGGCGACTCGGGGGAGTGGCACCTCGAGCCGCTGCTGCTCCGGAACTTCGCTCAGTACGCCAGAAGCGAGATCGACGAACCGCGGTCGGTCTGGCACCTGCTCGCGATCGCCCAGCACTACGGGCTCCCGACGCGCCTCCTCGACTGGTCGTTCTCGCCGCTCGTCGCCGCGTACTTCGCGACCCGGAGCGGTGACACGGACCACGACGGCGCGATCTGGGCCGTCGACTACCGGAAACTCCACGCCGACCTACCCGACCCCTATCGGGACGTCCTCGAGGGGACGGAGACGTACATGCTCGACACGCACCTGCTCTCGAACGCCACCCTCGAGTACGGACTGGGCGAAGACGCGGACGGCGACGAACTGTCACCGGCCCGCGACCTCAACGAGGTGTCTCGCGTGACCGAACTCTGGCAAGAGCGGTGGGCGCCCGAGGACGATCCCGAAGCGCAGTACGTGATGTTCTTCCGACCGCCCGCGATCGACGACCGTATCGTTAACCAGTCGGCCGTCTTCTCGTTCCAGTCCGATCCGCGAATCGTCCTCGATCGGTGGCTGGCGGACCGACCCGACTGCTACCGGAAGATCGTGATTCCGGGCGAGCGCAAGCTCGAGTTCCGCGACAAACTCGACCAGCTGAACGTCAACCATCGAACGCTGTTTCCCGGGCTCGAGGGGCTGGCGACCTGGCTCAAGCAGTACTATCAGCCGCAGTCGACGGAGTGA
- a CDS encoding alpha/beta hydrolase has protein sequence MSDVLIPGARDVRGTLEEPTDEPRAIVVACPPHPQHGGSRSDQRLVAVSEALRESEIACLRFDYGPWDEGTGEREDVRNAIRWARDGYDGGAAEDLPVGVFGYSFGASLALLASADTHPDAVAVLAPTARLADDLDALAALDSIDAPLHVLYGERDTTVDWEPIVERARERGDETTALAGDHFFLGNRDQIARVVGAFFERTLLESV, from the coding sequence ATGAGCGACGTCCTCATTCCCGGCGCTCGCGACGTTCGGGGGACGCTCGAGGAACCGACCGACGAACCGAGGGCCATCGTCGTTGCCTGTCCGCCCCACCCGCAACACGGCGGCTCGCGAAGCGACCAGCGCCTCGTCGCAGTGTCGGAGGCGCTTCGCGAATCGGAGATCGCCTGCCTGCGATTCGACTACGGGCCGTGGGACGAGGGCACCGGCGAGCGGGAGGACGTCCGAAACGCCATCCGATGGGCTCGCGACGGATACGACGGGGGGGCCGCCGAGGACCTCCCCGTCGGCGTCTTCGGGTATAGTTTCGGCGCGTCGCTGGCCCTGCTCGCGTCGGCGGATACCCATCCCGACGCCGTCGCCGTGCTCGCGCCCACTGCACGGCTCGCCGACGACCTCGACGCGCTGGCGGCGCTGGATTCGATCGACGCCCCGCTCCACGTCCTCTACGGCGAGCGCGACACGACCGTCGACTGGGAGCCGATCGTCGAGCGCGCGCGGGAGCGCGGCGACGAGACCACCGCACTGGCGGGCGACCATTTCTTCCTCGGCAACCGCGACCAGATCGCGAGGGTCGTCGGGGCGTTCTTCGAGCGAACGCTGCTCGAGTCCGTCTGA
- a CDS encoding PspA/IM30 family protein, producing MGILSRASYVIRSKLNSVLNRAEDPTETLDYSYEQMRDQLQQVKRGIADLTTQKKRLEMQKRRLEENVEKHNDQARTAVQQDREDLARRALEKKKTKMNQIEDLERQISDLQGQQDKLIEQKNELQTRIEEFRTKKETMKARHEAAKASSTVSEAMTATGDEFEDVGRAIERAEEQTEDMEARAAAMDELHESGAFEDVMSDKDDIDRELEEISTDSGVEAELETLKSDVGGDVDEATDDEPAADAAAEVDEDELTELEGEDQEDVEAELAELQDEENA from the coding sequence ATGGGCATCCTCTCTCGGGCTTCCTACGTCATCCGGTCGAAACTCAACTCGGTGCTCAACCGGGCCGAGGACCCGACCGAAACGCTGGACTACTCCTACGAACAGATGCGCGACCAGCTCCAGCAAGTTAAACGCGGCATCGCCGACCTCACCACGCAGAAGAAGCGCCTCGAGATGCAGAAACGCCGCCTCGAGGAGAACGTCGAGAAACACAACGATCAGGCCCGGACCGCCGTCCAGCAGGACCGGGAGGATCTGGCGCGACGCGCCCTCGAGAAGAAGAAGACGAAGATGAACCAGATCGAGGACCTCGAGCGCCAGATCTCGGACTTGCAGGGCCAGCAGGACAAACTGATCGAACAGAAGAACGAACTCCAGACGCGGATCGAGGAGTTCCGGACCAAGAAGGAGACGATGAAGGCCCGCCACGAGGCCGCGAAGGCGAGCTCGACCGTTTCGGAGGCGATGACGGCCACCGGCGACGAGTTCGAGGACGTCGGCCGCGCCATCGAGCGGGCGGAAGAGCAGACAGAGGACATGGAGGCTCGCGCGGCCGCGATGGACGAGCTCCACGAATCCGGTGCGTTCGAGGACGTCATGTCCGACAAGGACGACATCGATCGCGAACTCGAGGAGATCTCGACCGACAGCGGCGTCGAGGCCGAACTCGAGACCCTCAAGTCCGATGTCGGCGGCGATGTGGACGAGGCGACCGACGACGAACCCGCGGCCGATGCGGCGGCCGAGGTCGACGAGGACGAGCTGACGGAGCTCGAGGGCGAGGATCAGGAAGACGTCGAGGCCGAACTGGCGGAGCTCCAGGACGAAGAGAACGCCTAG
- a CDS encoding FxLYD domain-containing protein — MTRSEPTSRRRVLASLGTGIAIAAAGCLGSNSLGGQPTYEEGTVSGINASNVSNRSAAQMSTAAALAQQQPSSAVTPLEPLELVDHEFVVEDGYLGSTIQGTVANTGTDRIQTVEVRTRVYDDAGDLLGRYLASTGDLNGGSSWAFQVIVLEAPSDVASYDITVLGTPS; from the coding sequence ATGACCCGATCGGAACCGACGAGCCGACGGCGAGTGCTCGCATCGCTCGGAACCGGGATCGCGATCGCGGCCGCCGGCTGTCTCGGCAGCAACAGTCTCGGCGGACAGCCGACCTACGAGGAGGGGACCGTCAGCGGCATCAACGCCAGCAACGTCTCCAACCGATCGGCAGCGCAGATGTCCACGGCGGCGGCACTCGCCCAGCAGCAACCCTCCAGCGCCGTGACGCCGCTCGAGCCGCTCGAGCTGGTCGACCACGAGTTCGTCGTCGAAGACGGCTATCTCGGCTCGACGATTCAGGGAACCGTCGCGAATACGGGGACCGACAGGATCCAGACTGTGGAAGTACGAACGCGCGTCTACGACGACGCGGGCGACCTGCTCGGTCGGTATCTCGCCAGCACCGGCGATCTCAACGGGGGCTCGTCGTGGGCGTTCCAGGTCATCGTCCTCGAGGCACCCTCGGACGTCGCCAGTTACGATATCACCGTTCTCGGAACCCCCTCGTGA